A genome region from Primulina eburnea isolate SZY01 chromosome 9, ASM2296580v1, whole genome shotgun sequence includes the following:
- the LOC140841420 gene encoding putative RING-type E3 ubiquitin transferase C3H69 isoform X2, translating to MSRVQCKFFAHGACFKGEHCEFSHDWNAPPNNICTFYQKGMCAYGSRCRYEHVKPSRLHSSVPSTSAELSFSMVQPSGTAGYDAYGSPAVITEHSAANGSFHPPPRPAWGEKLGHQDLPESGQEARSPKSVDPADQSICSFAAAGACPRGNKCPHMHGDPCPTCGKQCLHPYRPQESEEHMKTCEKMQKHLEALRQSQEIECSVCLERVLTKPISAERKFGILSECDHPFCISCIRNWRGSSPASGLDVNAALRTCPICRKLSYYVIPSVIWYSSKEEKLEIVDSYQKKLKSIECKHFDFGNGTCPFGTSCFYKHAYRDGTIEEVVLRHLGDEDGNTVIVKDIRLSDFLSDLHLR from the exons ATGTCAAG GGTTCAGTGCAAATTCTTTGCTCATGGGGCATGTTTTAAAGGGGAACATTGTGAGTTTTCACATGATTGGAACGCGCCTCCGAATAAT ATATGCACCTTCTACCAGAAAGGAATGTGTGCTTATGGCAGTAGATGTAGATATGAACATGTCAAACCTTCAAGGTTACATTCTTCAGTTCCATCTACTTCAGCAGAGCTTTCCTTCTCCATGGTGCAGCCTTCCGGAACTGCCGGATATGACGCTTATGGTTCCCCAGCTGTAATTACTGAACATTCAGCTGCTAATGGATCTTTCCATCCTCCACCTAGACCAGCGTGGGGGGAAAAATTGGGGCATCAAGATTTACCAGAGAGTGGTCAAGAAGCTAGATCTCCGAAGAGCGTTGATCCTGCTGACCAATCAATCTGCTCGTTTGCTGCTGCTGGTGCTTGTCCTCGTGGGAATAAATGTCCTCACATGCATGGTGACCCATGTCCTACCTGTGGGAAGCAGTGCTTGCATCCTTACAGGCCACAAGAAAGCGAGGAACATATGAAAACATGtgagaaaatgcaaaaacactTGGAAGCATTGAGGCAAAGTCAAGAAATAGAGTGCAGTGTGTGTCTTGAGCGTGTCCTCACAAAGCCTATATCTGCAGAAAGAAAATTTGGAATATTATCAGAATGTGATCATCCATTCTGTATATCATGCATCAGGAATTGGCGTGGTAGTTCTCCGGCATCTGGTTTGGATGTTAATGCTGCTCTAAGAACTTGCCCTATATGTCGAAAACTTTCATACTATGTCATTCCTAGTGTCATTTGGTATTCCTCAAAAGAGGAAAAGCTGGAGATTGTCGATAGCTACCAGAAAAAACTCAA GTCCATTGAGTGCAAGCATTTCGACTTTGGTAATGGAACCTGCCCATTTGGGACAAGTTGCTTCTACAAG CATGCATATCGAGATGGTACAATTGAGGAAGTGGTACTTCGCCATCTTGGGGATGAAGATGGGAATACAGTGATTGTTAAAGATATTAG ACTCTCCGATTTTCTTAGTGACTTGCATTTGAGGTGA
- the LOC140841420 gene encoding E3 ubiquitin-protein ligase makorin-like isoform X1 yields MSRVQCKFFAHGACFKGEHCEFSHDWNAPPNNICTFYQKGMCAYGSRCRYEHVKPSRLHSSVPSTSAELSFSMVQPSGTAGYDAYGSPAVITEHSAANGSFHPPPRPAWGEKLGHQDLPESGQEARSPKSVDPADQSICSFAAAGACPRGNKCPHMHGDPCPTCGKQCLHPYRPQESEEHMKTCEKMQKHLEALRQSQEIECSVCLERVLTKPISAERKFGILSECDHPFCISCIRNWRGSSPASGLDVNAALRTCPICRKLSYYVIPSVIWYSSKEEKLEIVDSYQKKLKSIECKHFDFGNGTCPFGTSCFYKHTVKPGSFLWDATFEPYLNRPRIRDIDEAPLSSDTLALNGLLEQFSGPNIPIENEELDNDTIEALNNIVAEMTAMLPFLRDN; encoded by the exons ATGTCAAG GGTTCAGTGCAAATTCTTTGCTCATGGGGCATGTTTTAAAGGGGAACATTGTGAGTTTTCACATGATTGGAACGCGCCTCCGAATAAT ATATGCACCTTCTACCAGAAAGGAATGTGTGCTTATGGCAGTAGATGTAGATATGAACATGTCAAACCTTCAAGGTTACATTCTTCAGTTCCATCTACTTCAGCAGAGCTTTCCTTCTCCATGGTGCAGCCTTCCGGAACTGCCGGATATGACGCTTATGGTTCCCCAGCTGTAATTACTGAACATTCAGCTGCTAATGGATCTTTCCATCCTCCACCTAGACCAGCGTGGGGGGAAAAATTGGGGCATCAAGATTTACCAGAGAGTGGTCAAGAAGCTAGATCTCCGAAGAGCGTTGATCCTGCTGACCAATCAATCTGCTCGTTTGCTGCTGCTGGTGCTTGTCCTCGTGGGAATAAATGTCCTCACATGCATGGTGACCCATGTCCTACCTGTGGGAAGCAGTGCTTGCATCCTTACAGGCCACAAGAAAGCGAGGAACATATGAAAACATGtgagaaaatgcaaaaacactTGGAAGCATTGAGGCAAAGTCAAGAAATAGAGTGCAGTGTGTGTCTTGAGCGTGTCCTCACAAAGCCTATATCTGCAGAAAGAAAATTTGGAATATTATCAGAATGTGATCATCCATTCTGTATATCATGCATCAGGAATTGGCGTGGTAGTTCTCCGGCATCTGGTTTGGATGTTAATGCTGCTCTAAGAACTTGCCCTATATGTCGAAAACTTTCATACTATGTCATTCCTAGTGTCATTTGGTATTCCTCAAAAGAGGAAAAGCTGGAGATTGTCGATAGCTACCAGAAAAAACTCAA GTCCATTGAGTGCAAGCATTTCGACTTTGGTAATGGAACCTGCCCATTTGGGACAAGTTGCTTCTACAAG CATACTGTCAAGCCTGGCTCATTTTTATGGGATGCTACATTTGAACCTTATTTAAACAGACCAAGAATTCGGGACATAGATGAAGCTCCATTGAGCTCTGATACCTTAGCTTTGAATGGCTTACTTGAGCAATTTTCCGGGCCCAACATTCCAATAGAAAATGAGGAATTGGATAATGATACTATCGAAGCTTTAAACAATATAGTGGCAGAGATGACAGCGATGTTACCTTTCCTGCGGGATAATTGA
- the LOC140840482 gene encoding small ribosomal subunit protein bS1m-like produces MSGYMSRLFPRSNSSFLLRSGNALQAKVVRLRDETYIIDAGLGPPRICTGNELIGAPKSPEKTSFSNRVGFLNPSSGNSEVKMQMLERCFIDLVTGDPRTKERAAVRFSEAMGQDDSVEGEEKLLLPRKFRKYRAWMEMKKIHQKNGRVKGFVAEKVKGGYSVGIAGYLAFLPNRPYFVGQNSGDRYYIESINPNNIVVVRA; encoded by the coding sequence ATGAGCGGGTATATGAGCCGATTGTTCCCAAGATCCAATTCCAGCTTCCTCTTGCGCAGCGGGAATGCGCTGCAGGCCAAAGTTGTGCGCTTGAGGGATGAAACCTACATCATCGATGCCGGGTTGGGCCCGCCAAGAATATGCACCGGCAACGAGCTGATCGGAGCTCCAAAATCCCCCGAGAAAACCAGTTTCTCGAACCGGGTCGGGTTTCTCAACCCGTCTTCCGGTAATTCCGAAGTGAAGATGCAGATGCTGGAGCGCTGCTTCATCGATTTAGTGACGGGAGATCCTCGGACGAAGGAGCGAGCCGCCGTCCGGTTCAGCGAGGCGATGGGGCAGGACGATTCCGTGGAGGGCGAGGAAAAGCTCCTCCTGCCGCGGAAGTTCCGGAAGTACAGAGCGTGGATGGAGATGAAGAAAATACATCAGAAAAATGGTCGGGTGAAAGGATTCGTGGCGGAGAAAGTGAAGGGAGGATATTCCGTGGGGATTGCGGGCTATCTCGCGTTTCTTCCTAATCGTCCTTATTTTGTCGGCCAGAActctggtgatcgatactacaTTGAGAGCATCAACCCCAACAACATTGTGGTTGTCAGGGCTTGA